The region ATTTTTGAACCGTATTCTCCTTTTTCAACAAGATGGTAAAGCTTTTTTTTCAACATCGCTTTTTAATTTAAACTAATACCTTTTGACGATGTAAAAATATCAAACATGAATACTAATGTCAATAAAAAAATAAAAAGTTACATTTACAACTATTGATGATTGTGTACTTTATATTATTTTGATTATATGCCTGATGTTTGGCTAGGCTATTCCCAATTTATTAACTTCACGGCAATGTTCCTTTTTAAAATTCCATCATGAAGAGTAACTCTAATATTAAGCTTCAGCTAACCTATGCGGAGAAACAGAGGCTGAAATTACATAAAATAAAGTTATCGGATATTTGCGATTATGCTGTGGATGAGATGGCTATAATTTTGAATGTTGATTTAGAGCGTGCCAGAGCAATTTCTGCTTTAGTAGAGTTTCAATCTATACCATCTGTTGGGGTTAAGTTTGCTGAGGATTTGATTTTTCTTGGATATTACTCAATAAATGATCTTAAGGGTAAGGATGGTGCAAAGTTGACCGACGAGTTTGAAAAGTTAAAAGGTTGCTGGATTGATTCTTGTGTTGAGGATCAATTTAGACTTGTAGTGTACTATGCCAATACAAAGGACAGCAGCAAAAAGTGGTGGGACTTTACCGAGGAGCGTAAGACGTTTCGTTCTGAAAATGGTTATCCCCAAAGCCGACCTACCAAGGCTTGGCACGAAGAACTCAATCAAACGAGTTAGTAATACTAGAATAATAGAATATGATTATCCGCAATTATACCTTATTTTACCATACCAAGTATCTTCTACAGCAGCAACCATAAGTCGTTCAAACAACTCTTTGCCAAAATATCTTCGATTGGTTTTATAACAAAACTCGTCCAGATAGTTTTGCAGGTACACGTCTTTTATTTTGTGATTGACTCCTAAGAAGTTTCTCTTTGCATTGCTAATCATGGTATGCACCCATGGGAGTACTCTTGAAGCCTCCTCGGGTGGTACTATCTTTTTGATATGTCTGGAGCTTATCTCTTTGATTTTGTTAAAACCACGCCAGCCATCACTCTTAATCACCGATGAAGAGCTGGTGCTCGCTGAGACTACTTTGTTCATCGTTTTCGACGAAGAGTCCGGAATGACAACCATCTTTACGTATCGGAATGCTGATGGCTTTTTGTTCCTGCGAGGTCGCCCCCGCCTGGGATCAACTTTGGCCATAACTAGAACTTTGCTTTGCCGCTGACTGCCTCTTCCTCTTTTGGTCAGCTCGTCATTTTCGTCCTCTGCATGGGTTCTGAAAAAGGCATCGTCCAGCTCGACAACGCCCTCCAATTCATACCGCTCATCGCGCAATCCCATGACCGATCTGATCTTGTGCATCATGGCCCAAATCGGTTCGTAGCGCTTATGGCCAAGCTGCCGCTGAACCTCAGCAGCAGAGATCCCTTTTTTGGTCATGGTCATCAGGTAAATGGCGTACAACCAGTACTGAAAAGGTAGCTTCGATGACTCCATAACGGTGCCGCTTCGTAAGGTGGTTCTGTATCCACAGCTGCTGCAATCGTGCGAATTGTAGGTTTTGTTCCAGTAATGATGCGTATTGCCACACTTCTTGCAGACGACTCCTTTTCGCTCCTTAACGGTTCGAAAGTGTCTTATGCAGCTGGCTTCATCTGGATATTTCTTTACAAAATCGATAAAATTCATCTCAAGTGTTTTTGTAAAGATAATTATTTTGGTACATTAGCGGATATGCATATAATAGAATTAAGTCTACAAGGATTATAGTGGAGGTGTATGTTTGTTAATCTTTGAATTTTGGCTTGCATTTAAATGCATGTTTATGAATTTGCGCAGTTGTGTTTAGTGTTTGAAAATATTAAATTTTTTATATTCAATGTACCAAATTTAGAGGATGTTTGAGGGTTTGTTTTTTAATCTCTATCTATGTTGGTTTGGCGTTTTTATTTTATATTTAACAATTTTTATTGTATAATACTTTATGTTCAGAGTAAATAAGACTTATCTGAAATGTTGGATTTTTATTTTTTACATATATGAATAAAATTATTTTTTTACTTTCAAAGGTGCTTTTGTGTTTAGTTACTATAAATTCAAATGCCAGTGAACAAAATTTTTTACCAATTAATTCGATACAGAATAGAAGTACCTCCAAGTCAATTGATCAAGCGCTTCTAGAAAATAAGGTGAAAACGTTAAACTTTCATCGCCGTTGGATGGCTACACCTTCAACGCCCTTTACCTTCACCGTTCAAGTATTAACAACCGATGAATATCAGGCGCAGAAGCCAGCCAGCGCATTTCCTTTTGATGCTGGTTTCGTTGGTACGGGTGGGGTAATCAATGTTAGTGAGCCAAGCACTACTGAACAACTGGCTGTTTTTAAGGATATAAACCAGGTAGCCTTATTCTACTTATGCAAGGCTTATGTCAACTATTACTACAACTACAATCCAATGCCTGCTTGGTTTAGTAACGGTTTCTCTGCGTTTGAGGCTCATCTCGATATTCCAGATGCAACTATAAAAACTGCATTGAACAGCTACGGAGGTTCAATTACATCTTTCGATGTTCTTAATGATCGGAATAATTATATATCAAAAAATGGATTAGCCGTTTCGTACATGTTCGGTGAGTTTATGAGCGTATATCACTGCTGGCAGTACTACGACATTGTAAGTACAACAGAAACAACAATAGAACCAGGAGCCTGGTGGTTCGAGACAGAAACCATGGAGAAACTTATTTCGAAATGGAATAGGTATTTGTCTCGTCGTATCCTCGAATCCGACGAGAATATGAGGATTAAAATGAATAAAGAAACGGCGCATTTTCGCTTTTACTATAGGAGCAACGAAGAGTTTAACTTCCCTGCGTTCTCCGACACATTAGAAAAGGCATATACAGAGTATACTACTCGACTTAATATTCAAGCGTTAGAAAAGCTTACTTTCTTTACAATACCTGAATGCGAGGCAGCTGTGATAAATGGAGTTGCTTGCGGGAATCGTTTGACAAGCGGTACTGCATGGTCGTCGGGGTTAAACACATCTTGCGCTTATCAGGTTGATCAGATTTCTGCATTTGGTCGACAAAACAGGCATGAGCTAGGACATGTTATGCAGAACATAATTCCTCAAGGAACTGTAACAGCTTGGATGAATGAGGGTTTTGCTTGCTTTTATGAGAGTAAAGGCCCTTTCTCCGATCTATTAATTGCTCAGGATCGGGCACAGCTATTAGAGTCTATGCAAAAAGCTGAAACATACTTTAATCACAGACCAACCTACGAGGAAACACGGGTTTACCCATCGCCCGACTATGGGTACTATAGCTTGGGCTCATATTTTGTTGATTTTATATATCGTAGGGGGAATGGTGATCAAACCGTTAAAGAGGTTTTTAAAAATGATGTTGAGGGGTATAAGGCATTAGGGTACAACACTCCTGATGATTTTCTTAATGCATTTTATTTTGATTTTGACGTTAGAATTGGACAGAAAGGTATCGTTACTCTCACAAACCCAGTAGGCACAGAGCCAGTTAATGAGAATGTAGTTTTGTTGCAATGGATTCCTCTGAATTCGGTTTATAAACTAAATGTGTCAGTTTCTACAGATAATAAGATAAGTTGGACTACTATAGCATCGGAAACTACTCAAACTAGCGCAGCATGGAATGTTCCAAATGGTTTTTTAGGTCAATTCTATATAAAGTTTAGTCATCCTGATTATAAGCTTGAAACCGTTCTTGGTCCTTTCACAAAAAGCGATGCCAATGCCCTATTGTTGCAATATCCAAAGGGAGGCGAAAACCTATTTGCTGGTGATTCTGTTTCCATTCGATGGGCAAGCACAAGTATTCCTTCAATTAAAATTGATTTTAGCTCCGATAATGGCGCAACATGGAGCAATGTGCAGACTGATGTTCCTACCAATAAGCGTTACTTCCGTTGGCTGGTTCCGTCAACTCTTTCGAGTAGCTGTAAAATTCGATTAACTGATATGGCAAACAACGCTACAGCCAGCGAAAGCCAAAGTGTTTTTAGTATTATTGAAGACAATACCATTGGCGGCCCTTATAAGGTTGATGCAAATACTGTACTTCTTATGCATTTCGATGGTGATTTAGCTAACCAGTCTACCCTTTCAGGGAATGGTGCTGGAGACGCTAGTGCTATTGCTTATTCAGCAGGTCAGTCGAATAAGTTAGGGCAATGTGTAAAAACTTCGTTGCCCATCTCCGTTGCCCATTGTAGTAACCTCAACTTAACTGGCGATTGGACTATTGAAGCATGGGTAAAACTTGATGCATTTGTAGATAATAATTATCAGGCAATAGTTACCAAACCTGGTGATAGTAATCCGTATGAGGCAAACTACTCCTTACTAATAAATCCTTATTGGGATAATGTTTTCCATTACTTCTACTTCTCAAAAACAAATAGTAGGATTGGAGTAACCGCAGCAAAACCGATTCTTAATGAGTGGTATCATGTTTTATGTACGCGTGATACGAAGAACTCGGAGATAAAAATTGTAGTTAGAGATAAAAACCTAAATATTGTTGCTTCGCAAAGTCAGTCCTTTTCAGGAAACGAGATGTATACTAACTCTAAAGATTTAGTTATTGGAGATAATTTCCACGGGTATATCGATGAGCTAAGGATAAGTAATGTCGTTCGTGATTTTGAAAAGCCTACAGCCCCATCGTCACCAACACCACAATTGAATGCAACTGGAATAAGCTCTGCATCTCCAATCTTGTTGAGTTGGACAAATGGCGAGGGAGCAAAAAATATCGATTTATATATAGATAAAGTGAATCCCCCAGCCACAAAGGTGCTTGATAATGTTGTGTCGATTGGCACCTATTCGTTTAATAACCCAGACCCTTCTACAAAATACTACTGGAAGGTAGTTTGCCGAAATCCTTATGGCGCTTCAGAGGGTCAGGTTTGGTCGTTTACAACGGCTCCATTAACTGGGATCTCTGAAGATGAATGGAGTCGTAAATCATTCTCTATTTATCCTAATCCTTCTAATGGCGTTTTCTGGTTGTATTTTAACTGGGATTTGTCAAAAAATGCAACGCTGAACATCTATAGTTCTATGGGACTATTAGTTTATAGTAAATCATTAAATTCTAGTATAGAGAATAAGGTTGTTAATGATATCGGCAGAGGTATTTTTTTAGTTCAAATTATTGATAATGGCTTTACATTATTCAGGAAGATAATTGTTGAATAAATACTTATTCAAAAAGTAAAGTTGGAGCATTGCTACTCCAACTTACCAAACCATAAACATATGATCGTTATGATCATACTGAGGGAAATATCCCTAGGGATATTATTCTATTTCTGCATAAAAGGATATTTGTAGTCGGTTGGTGGAACAAGGGTTTCCTTAATGGTGCGTGCGCTTGTCCAACGGATAAGGTTCAAGTGACTGCCAGCTTTGTCGTTTGTTCCCGATGCACGTGCTCCACCGAATGGTTGCTGACCTACAACTGCGCCGGTTGGCTTATCGTTGATGTAGAAGTTTCCTGCCGCATAGCGTAGTTTTTCCATTGCTAAATCTATTGCAGCACGATCGGTGGCGAAAATTGCTCCAGTTAAAGCGTATGGCGATGTCTGGTCGCAAAGATCTAGAGTCTTTTCGTATTCGTTATCGTTGTAAACAAAAATGGTAAGAACTGGGCCAAATATCTCCTCTTCTATAGTTGTGAAATGAGGGTTAGTTGTAACTATAACCGTTGGTTCAACAAAGTAGCCAGCCGTTTTGTCTCCCTTGCCACCAAATGCAATTTCAACATCTTTGGCATCTTTTGCTTTCTGGATGTAGCCCATGATATTGTCGAATGATGCCTCGTCAATAACGGCATTTACAAAGTTTGTAAAGTCAGTAGGTTCTCCCATTTTAATTTCACCTAGCATTTTGCCCATCGCTGTTTTTAACTCAGGCCACATCGATTTGGGTACATAAGCACGAGATGCTGCAGAGCACTTTTGTCCTTGGTACTCAAATGCACCACGGACCATTGCAACGGCAACTTCGTCCATGCGAGCGCTAGGATGCACTACAATAAAATCCTTACCTCCTGTTTCGCCCACTAGTTTTGGGTATGAACGATATGTTCCTAAGTTTTCTGCAATCTGTCTCCAGAAATGGTTGAATGTTCCGGTTGATCCTGTAAAGTGAATGCCAGCAAGCATTGGATGTTTGAAAACTTCTTTGCCGATAACAGAGCCTTTGCTTGGCACAAAGTTGATAACACCATCGGGTACACCTGCTTCCTTGAAAATCTTCATCAAAATGTAGTTCGATAGAAGTGATGTTGTTGCTGGTTTCCACACAACGGTGTTTCCCATCAATACTGGCGACATATTTAGGTTCGATGCAATTGCGGTAAAATTGAAGGGTGAAACGGTGAATACAAAACCTTCCAATGGGCGATACTCAGTACGATTTAGGTGAGCGTTTTCTGAAAGAGGTTGTTCGTTGTAGATTTGGCTCAAGAAATATGCGTTGAAACGAAGAAAGTCAATAACTTCGCATGCTGAATCAATTTCTGCTTGATATGCACTTTTGCTTTGGCCTAACATTGTGGCGGCATTGATTAGTGCACGGTATTTCTTCGAAATTAGTTCTGCTATTTTTAGTGTAACAGAAACTCTGTCAATCCATGAGGTTTGTTCCCACTGATGACGAGCTGCCAATGCTGCTTCAATAGCCATATTAACTTCCTTTTCACTTGCCATGTGGTATGTGGCAAGTACTTTGGAATGGTTATGTGGCATTACAACCTTTCCTGTGGTTCCTGTTTTTATTTCTTTGCCTCCAATTATTATCGGAATTTCAATTGGATTATTGGCTAAGTTTTCCAGTTCTTTTTCTAGTCGAATCCTTTCCTGCGAGTTGGGTCTGTACTCTAGTATAGGCTCATTTTTAGGACGCTCAAAATTGAAAATAGCATTATTCATATTTGTATTTTTTAATTTGGTTAAAGCGATATGCAAAAAAATGCATAACGAATGTTAAGTGTTATGATTTTTGTCAATTCTATTTATTTTTTACCATGTTAAATAACATCTATTTAACACAAACAGGAGGAAAATGTTTGGCTTCATTGAACTTAATCTAATTTGGGTGACTTGTGCTATACTATATTATCTAATTATTTCTGATCAAAATCAT is a window of Tenuifilaceae bacterium CYCD DNA encoding:
- the pruA gene encoding 1-pyrroline-5-carboxylate dehydrogenase, which translates into the protein MNNAIFNFERPKNEPILEYRPNSQERIRLEKELENLANNPIEIPIIIGGKEIKTGTTGKVVMPHNHSKVLATYHMASEKEVNMAIEAALAARHQWEQTSWIDRVSVTLKIAELISKKYRALINAATMLGQSKSAYQAEIDSACEVIDFLRFNAYFLSQIYNEQPLSENAHLNRTEYRPLEGFVFTVSPFNFTAIASNLNMSPVLMGNTVVWKPATTSLLSNYILMKIFKEAGVPDGVINFVPSKGSVIGKEVFKHPMLAGIHFTGSTGTFNHFWRQIAENLGTYRSYPKLVGETGGKDFIVVHPSARMDEVAVAMVRGAFEYQGQKCSAASRAYVPKSMWPELKTAMGKMLGEIKMGEPTDFTNFVNAVIDEASFDNIMGYIQKAKDAKDVEIAFGGKGDKTAGYFVEPTVIVTTNPHFTTIEEEIFGPVLTIFVYNDNEYEKTLDLCDQTSPYALTGAIFATDRAAIDLAMEKLRYAAGNFYINDKPTGAVVGQQPFGGARASGTNDKAGSHLNLIRWTSARTIKETLVPPTDYKYPFMQK